The following proteins come from a genomic window of Aequorivita marisscotiae:
- a CDS encoding transglutaminase domain-containing protein, giving the protein MQKGFILLFYIFFGISTSAQIGPVIGRNSNNEERVAKGEISSQFSTLKLAHVITKNATTDRQKVISIYTWIAANIAYDHELRLSKMLQNTIYTSENNVIKKVLERNKALCGGYAFLFKNLCIDVGVSAEVIHGFTRDYSRKSRKSKTPNHTWNAVKLDGQWQLLDITWAISYGNKNGTDDFWFLTEPSDFICTHYPEISKWTLLKHQVSFSDFQAHLVK; this is encoded by the coding sequence ATGCAAAAAGGCTTTATTCTATTGTTTTATATTTTTTTCGGAATTAGTACTTCGGCACAGATAGGCCCTGTTATTGGAAGAAATAGCAACAATGAAGAACGTGTTGCAAAGGGTGAAATTTCTTCACAATTTTCAACTTTAAAGTTGGCGCATGTCATAACCAAAAATGCTACTACAGATAGGCAAAAAGTAATTTCAATTTATACTTGGATTGCCGCCAATATTGCTTACGACCATGAATTGCGACTGAGCAAAATGCTTCAAAACACAATATATACTTCAGAAAATAATGTAATAAAAAAGGTTTTGGAAAGAAACAAAGCGCTTTGTGGTGGGTACGCTTTTCTGTTTAAAAATCTTTGTATCGATGTGGGGGTTTCTGCTGAAGTAATTCATGGATTTACACGAGATTATTCCCGAAAGAGTAGAAAGAGCAAGACGCCAAATCATACCTGGAATGCCGTAAAACTCGATGGCCAGTGGCAATTGCTAGACATTACTTGGGCTATAAGTTATGGCAATAAAAATGGAACAGACGATTTTTGGTTTTTAACGGAACCTTCAGATTTTATATGCACGCACTACCCAGAGATTTCAAAATGGACACTTTTAAAGCACCAAGTTTCATTTTCAGACTTTCAGGCTCACTTGGTAAAATAA
- a CDS encoding single-stranded DNA-binding protein: MSGTLNKVMLIGHTGDDVKMHYFEGGNSLGRFPLATNETYTNKTTNERVTNTEWHNVVVRNKAAEICEKYLKKGDMVYIEGRLKTRKWQDDKGMDRYSTEIHCTDFTFLSPKSDSANSGTGNTAQTTQKTQSAAQPQTNNQVSDEEDDLPF; the protein is encoded by the coding sequence ATGAGTGGAACATTAAACAAAGTAATGTTGATTGGGCATACCGGAGATGATGTAAAAATGCATTATTTTGAAGGCGGCAATAGCTTGGGCCGTTTTCCGCTTGCTACCAACGAAACCTATACCAATAAAACAACAAACGAGCGCGTAACAAACACAGAATGGCACAATGTTGTAGTGCGAAACAAAGCAGCAGAAATTTGCGAAAAATATTTAAAAAAAGGCGATATGGTCTATATTGAAGGTCGCCTAAAAACTCGCAAATGGCAGGACGATAAAGGCATGGACAGATACAGTACCGAAATTCACTGTACAGATTTTACTTTTTTATCTCCCAAGAGTGACAGCGCAAACTCTGGAACTGGCAATACCGCGCAAACTACTCAGAAAACACAGTCTGCAGCACAACCGCAAACAAACAATCAAGTTTCTGATGAAGAGGACGATCTTCCTTTTTAA
- a CDS encoding DUF1028 domain-containing protein yields MKSFLLYFGLFSIFTTMAQSTKPNDPLAHTYSIVARDANTGEMAVAVQSHWFSVGTGVSWGEAGVGVVATQSFTNRSFGIRGLDLLKQGKSPQQAMDILLSDDEGRDFRQVAILDSKGRVATHTGKNCIVYASHANGENFSIQANMMLNDKVVPAMEKAWKTYNKLPLAERMVQVLLAAQNSGGDIRGKQSAALLIVAPEATDEPWNDVLLDLRVDDNENPVKELDRLLNVFRAYEHMNQGDVYVEKNEMKKAMAQYNAAMKMFPENLEMQFWTAITLANDKQFERAAEMLGKIYEKDKNWRELTRRLPKVGLLNVSENELLELVK; encoded by the coding sequence ATGAAATCATTTCTTTTATACTTCGGACTTTTTTCAATTTTTACCACTATGGCCCAATCTACAAAGCCTAACGATCCTTTGGCACATACCTATTCTATTGTTGCACGCGATGCGAATACAGGAGAAATGGCGGTGGCCGTTCAAAGTCATTGGTTTAGCGTTGGCACAGGTGTTTCCTGGGGCGAAGCCGGAGTTGGTGTAGTTGCAACACAATCATTTACCAATAGATCTTTCGGTATTCGGGGATTGGATTTGTTAAAACAAGGAAAATCTCCGCAACAGGCAATGGACATTTTGTTGAGCGACGATGAGGGCCGCGATTTTCGACAAGTTGCAATTCTAGATTCCAAAGGAAGAGTTGCAACACATACGGGAAAAAATTGTATTGTTTATGCCAGCCATGCAAATGGTGAAAACTTTTCAATACAGGCAAATATGATGCTTAATGATAAGGTTGTTCCTGCCATGGAAAAAGCCTGGAAAACATACAATAAATTGCCGCTAGCAGAAAGGATGGTACAGGTTTTACTCGCTGCCCAAAATTCAGGGGGCGATATTCGTGGAAAGCAATCTGCGGCGCTACTAATTGTTGCTCCAGAAGCTACGGATGAGCCATGGAACGACGTACTACTAGATTTGCGAGTAGATGACAACGAAAATCCTGTAAAGGAATTAGATAGGCTTTTGAACGTATTTCGAGCGTATGAACACATGAATCAGGGCGATGTATATGTTGAAAAAAATGAAATGAAAAAAGCAATGGCCCAATATAATGCTGCCATGAAAATGTTTCCTGAAAATCTTGAAATGCAATTTTGGACTGCCATAACCTTGGCAAATGATAAACAATTTGAACGAGCTGCCGAAATGCTTGGTAAAATTTATGAAAAGGATAAAAACTGGAGAGAATTAACCCGGCGTTTACCAAAAGTGGGGCTGTTGAATGTTTCGGAAAATGAATTGTTAGAATTGGTTAAATAA
- a CDS encoding DUF4199 domain-containing protein — protein MFKVYSRYGVWIAIALIAYFLLLKLIGLHQYPELSSVNGLIFGFGIYMAMKNYATGENNFKYEKGFEVGLFSGGIASILFTLFMAIYMYQIDTEFSAGIMDRWNLEYSMGTLMLILSILIMGFATSIVLTLTFMQLLKKSWNTQDGNRHTIK, from the coding sequence ATGTTTAAAGTATATTCTCGTTATGGCGTTTGGATTGCAATAGCCTTAATTGCATATTTCCTTCTCTTAAAATTAATAGGTCTTCACCAATACCCTGAATTAAGTTCGGTTAATGGTTTAATTTTTGGCTTTGGTATTTATATGGCAATGAAAAATTACGCAACAGGAGAAAACAACTTTAAATACGAAAAGGGCTTTGAGGTAGGTTTATTTTCAGGCGGAATAGCTTCAATTCTTTTTACGCTATTTATGGCAATCTATATGTACCAAATAGATACCGAATTTTCCGCTGGAATTATGGACCGATGGAATTTGGAATACAGCATGGGAACACTTATGTTAATACTTTCTATTTTAATTATGGGCTTTGCCACAAGTATTGTTTTAACACTCACCTTTATGCAACTTCTCAAAAAATCTTGGAACACACAAGACGGAAATAGGCACACCATCAAATAA
- a CDS encoding HU family DNA-binding protein, with product MTKADIVAKISEKLGMEKNEVQATVETFMEEVKNSLEGGDNVYLRGFGSFIIKTRAEKTGRNISKNTTIKIPAHNIPAFKPAKVFVEGVKTNVDVK from the coding sequence ATGACGAAAGCAGATATCGTAGCGAAAATTTCAGAAAAGCTCGGAATGGAAAAGAATGAAGTTCAAGCTACTGTTGAAACCTTTATGGAAGAAGTAAAAAATTCATTAGAAGGAGGAGACAATGTGTATTTAAGAGGTTTTGGAAGCTTTATTATTAAAACAAGAGCCGAAAAAACAGGAAGAAATATTTCAAAGAACACAACTATTAAAATTCCGGCTCACAATATTCCAGCTTTTAAACCTGCAAAAGTATTTGTTGAAGGTGTAAAAACTAACGTGGACGTAAAATAA
- a CDS encoding tetratricopeptide repeat-containing hybrid sensor histidine kinase/response regulator, translated as MKYLTSIVLLISWLGFAQINPDTVSQKTANDIAVLKDSLIALQQHTHTLLFRGKYDSVILSSIHNIKFAEDIGDIENAYYSRYMMAAAFMHLEDFKNAHLYGEDYLKFTKKTTDNLKMARAYNFIGTLYLTEKKYDSALPFFVKSLPLSLRRKDTLAVSIVYYNLSKIYLNQGQNKKAQNYFKLAKKGITAVDYKRMQTDMKLLEGKLQRALNNPIRAIENFNEAIASTKNGVFLDDTLIEVYLEYSNTLYSLNRFKEAYLMRKKFDSITQIRFEKEKLMAIQNAAAQFSVKEYKEQAQKAELEKKLISERAMVSNLLLFFFIGTAIIMGLFLIILFRSHMGRKKLTQSLKEKNQQLLKAKQEAEELAMAKSKFFSTVSHELRTPLYGVIGLATALLEDKSLKSHQTDLKHLKFSADYLLALINDVLQISKLESNTLKEVKTSFNLNELIQSIVSSFQYALMQNKNKIHVSISENIPQNLVGDRVRLSQILMNLVGNAVKFTSKGNIYILAQMESISNNKVTIKFSVEDTGVGIPKEKQKAIFEEFQQVDSENSKIQGTGLGLTIVKKLLEASNATISLESEPGKGATFSFALTFGIHKQSLESETAHDYNVLRGKKILVVDDNRINQIVTQKIVEKYGMHCTIADSGNIAIEKLKTNMFDLVLMDINMPGKDGMETTKEIRKFNKTIPIVALTAIEVEEMRTKIAASGMNAIIAKPYDTEEFLKIIHNNLINEVELTNQNEKFST; from the coding sequence TTGAAGTATCTTACCTCCATAGTGTTACTAATTTCCTGGTTAGGATTTGCACAAATTAATCCGGACACTGTTTCCCAAAAAACCGCGAATGATATTGCTGTACTGAAAGATTCATTAATAGCACTGCAGCAACATACGCATACCTTATTGTTTAGAGGAAAATATGATTCTGTAATACTCTCTTCCATTCATAATATTAAGTTCGCTGAAGATATTGGAGATATTGAAAACGCCTATTATTCCCGATATATGATGGCAGCCGCCTTTATGCATTTAGAAGATTTTAAAAATGCCCATCTCTATGGAGAGGACTACTTAAAATTTACCAAAAAAACTACCGATAACCTTAAGATGGCACGCGCATATAATTTTATTGGAACACTGTATCTTACTGAAAAAAAATACGATTCTGCCCTACCATTTTTTGTAAAATCCTTGCCACTTTCCCTCCGTAGAAAAGACACACTAGCTGTTTCAATAGTGTATTATAATCTATCGAAAATTTATCTTAATCAAGGTCAAAACAAAAAAGCACAGAACTATTTTAAGTTGGCAAAAAAAGGCATTACAGCCGTGGATTACAAGCGTATGCAAACCGACATGAAGTTACTTGAAGGGAAATTGCAGCGCGCTTTAAACAATCCGATTAGAGCCATTGAAAATTTTAATGAAGCTATTGCATCTACAAAAAATGGCGTTTTTTTAGACGATACGTTAATTGAAGTGTATTTAGAATACAGCAATACTCTTTATAGCCTAAACCGCTTTAAAGAGGCTTATTTAATGCGGAAAAAATTTGACAGTATTACACAAATTCGGTTTGAAAAAGAAAAGCTAATGGCCATTCAAAATGCAGCCGCACAGTTTAGTGTAAAAGAGTATAAAGAGCAAGCCCAAAAAGCCGAATTAGAGAAAAAATTAATTTCGGAAAGAGCCATGGTAAGCAATCTTCTGCTTTTCTTTTTTATTGGAACAGCAATTATTATGGGGCTTTTTTTAATTATTCTGTTTAGATCACATATGGGTAGAAAAAAGCTCACGCAATCTTTAAAAGAAAAAAACCAACAATTATTAAAAGCAAAGCAGGAAGCAGAAGAATTGGCAATGGCCAAAAGTAAGTTCTTTAGCACCGTAAGCCACGAATTGCGCACCCCGCTTTACGGTGTTATAGGGCTAGCCACAGCTCTGCTAGAAGACAAATCGCTTAAAAGTCACCAGACAGATTTAAAGCATCTAAAATTTTCTGCAGATTATCTTTTGGCACTTATTAACGATGTTTTACAAATAAGTAAGCTCGAATCTAACACCTTGAAAGAGGTTAAAACATCATTTAATTTAAATGAATTAATCCAGTCTATTGTTTCGTCGTTTCAGTATGCTCTAATGCAGAACAAAAACAAAATCCACGTATCAATATCAGAAAATATACCCCAGAACTTGGTTGGAGATCGCGTTAGACTATCGCAAATTCTTATGAATTTGGTAGGCAATGCCGTGAAATTCACCTCGAAAGGAAATATTTACATTTTGGCACAAATGGAGTCCATTTCCAACAATAAAGTAACTATAAAATTTAGCGTTGAAGATACTGGCGTCGGAATTCCGAAAGAAAAACAAAAGGCAATTTTTGAGGAATTTCAACAAGTAGATTCAGAAAATTCTAAAATACAAGGCACTGGACTTGGGCTAACTATTGTTAAAAAATTGCTGGAAGCCTCAAATGCCACTATTAGTTTAGAAAGCGAACCAGGTAAGGGTGCTACGTTTAGCTTTGCATTGACGTTCGGTATCCATAAGCAATCGTTGGAAAGCGAAACAGCGCACGATTACAACGTTTTGCGCGGCAAAAAAATACTTGTGGTGGATGATAATAGAATTAACCAGATAGTAACACAGAAAATAGTTGAAAAATACGGAATGCATTGCACCATTGCCGATAGTGGTAATATTGCCATTGAAAAATTAAAAACCAATATGTTCGATTTAGTATTGATGGATATTAATATGCCCGGTAAAGATGGAATGGAAACCACTAAAGAAATTAGAAAATTCAATAAAACTATTCCAATAGTGGCCTTAACAGCCATTGAAGTTGAAGAAATGAGAACCAAAATTGCGGCCTCAGGAATGAATGCCATAATTGCTAAACCCTACGACACAGAAGAATTTTTGAAAATTATCCATAACAATCTCATTAACGAAGTAGAACTAACTAATCAGAATGAAAAATTTTCTACGTAA
- the rplU gene encoding 50S ribosomal protein L21, with the protein MYAIVEIAGQQVKVAKDQKVFVNRLPVEEGKKVSFDNVLLIGDGDNITIGAPAINGAQIGAKVVKHLKGDKVIVFKKKRRKGYRVKNGHRQALSEIVIESIVASGATPAKKETAKKAAPKPARPSGGKETKAAAPKAEAKKAPAKKAAPKAAKADDLKKIEGVGPKAAEAMVAAGLDTFAKVAKAKPEAIATILSEASSNLAHLVTDTWPKQAKLAADGKWDELKELQDNLDGGVEK; encoded by the coding sequence ATGTACGCAATTGTAGAGATAGCAGGGCAGCAAGTAAAAGTTGCGAAAGACCAAAAGGTTTTTGTTAATCGTTTGCCAGTAGAAGAAGGAAAAAAAGTGTCTTTTGACAATGTACTTCTTATTGGTGACGGAGACAATATTACCATTGGCGCCCCGGCTATAAACGGCGCTCAAATAGGAGCAAAAGTCGTAAAGCACCTTAAAGGTGACAAAGTTATAGTATTCAAAAAGAAACGCCGAAAAGGATACCGTGTTAAAAACGGACACCGTCAGGCCCTTTCTGAAATTGTAATTGAAAGCATTGTAGCTTCAGGAGCTACACCAGCTAAAAAGGAAACAGCCAAAAAAGCTGCTCCAAAACCTGCCCGTCCGTCAGGCGGGAAAGAAACTAAAGCAGCTGCTCCAAAAGCAGAAGCTAAAAAGGCACCTGCAAAAAAAGCCGCTCCAAAAGCTGCAAAAGCAGATGATCTTAAAAAGATTGAAGGTGTTGGACCTAAAGCTGCAGAAGCTATGGTTGCTGCCGGATTGGATACTTTTGCGAAAGTTGCAAAGGCAAAACCAGAGGCTATCGCAACTATTCTTTCTGAAGCAAGTTCAAACCTTGCTCATTTAGTTACCGATACTTGGCCAAAACAAGCTAAATTAGCTGCAGATGGCAAGTGGGATGAATTAAAAGAATTGCAAGACAATTTAGACGGTGGGGTTGAAAAATAA
- the mutY gene encoding A/G-specific adenine glycosylase, translating into MHKIAPNFSKKLIAWYIQNKRELPWRKTKNPYHIWLSEIILQQTRVAQGLPYFLKFIEAYPQVENLANAREDEVLKLWQGLGYYSRARNLHATAKMVCQEMNGVFPDNYKDLLKLKGVGDYTASAIASIAFNQPEAVVDGNVYRVLSRFFEINTPINTTAGQKEFKQLAQQLIDIDEPGTFNQAIMEFGARYCVPQNPDCNNCIFNDSCKAFQQKNVDHLPVKIKAKPIKKRFFNYLVVLSKNEHTMLQQRTGKGIWQQLYQFPLIETSEEVNLRSLTKHTQFQTFCKNLQIDTISLFNETPIVHKLSHQHLSTRFWIVETLEENENTIPISNVKDYAVPVLIADFVSEFFENY; encoded by the coding sequence ATGCATAAAATAGCCCCTAATTTTTCCAAAAAGCTCATTGCGTGGTATATACAAAACAAGCGTGAACTGCCTTGGCGCAAAACAAAGAATCCGTACCATATTTGGCTGTCAGAAATTATTCTACAACAAACCCGAGTAGCGCAAGGATTGCCCTACTTTTTGAAATTTATTGAAGCCTATCCGCAAGTTGAAAATTTAGCCAATGCCCGCGAAGACGAAGTGCTTAAACTTTGGCAAGGTTTGGGTTATTATTCGCGTGCCCGAAACCTACATGCCACCGCAAAAATGGTGTGCCAAGAAATGAACGGGGTTTTTCCCGACAATTACAAAGACCTTTTAAAGTTAAAAGGCGTGGGCGATTACACAGCCAGTGCCATTGCTAGTATTGCGTTTAACCAACCCGAAGCGGTTGTAGATGGTAATGTTTATCGTGTTCTCTCTCGCTTTTTTGAAATCAACACTCCTATTAATACCACTGCCGGACAAAAAGAATTTAAACAACTCGCACAGCAACTTATAGATATAGATGAGCCCGGCACCTTTAACCAAGCCATTATGGAATTTGGCGCGCGGTACTGTGTGCCGCAAAACCCAGATTGCAATAATTGTATTTTTAACGATAGTTGTAAGGCTTTCCAGCAGAAAAATGTAGATCATCTTCCCGTTAAAATAAAGGCCAAACCCATTAAAAAAAGATTCTTCAATTATTTAGTTGTGCTTTCCAAAAATGAACACACCATGCTACAACAGCGCACGGGAAAAGGAATTTGGCAGCAGTTATACCAATTTCCTTTAATTGAAACTTCGGAAGAAGTAAATCTTCGTTCCCTTACAAAACATACGCAATTTCAAACATTTTGCAAAAATCTACAAATCGATACTATTTCACTATTTAATGAAACGCCAATCGTTCACAAACTTTCGCATCAACATTTAAGCACACGGTTTTGGATCGTTGAAACGTTGGAGGAAAATGAAAATACAATTCCAATTTCCAACGTAAAAGATTACGCAGTTCCCGTTTTAATTGCAGATTTTGTCTCGGAGTTTTTTGAGAATTACTGA
- the rpmA gene encoding 50S ribosomal protein L27, whose product MAHKKGVGSSKNGRESESKRLGVKIFGGQAAIAGNIIVRQRGYTHHPGENVYGGKDHTLHAQVDGVVKFTKKKDNRSYVSIVPNAEA is encoded by the coding sequence ATGGCTCACAAAAAAGGAGTTGGTAGTTCCAAAAACGGTCGCGAATCCGAATCGAAACGTTTAGGCGTTAAGATTTTTGGAGGCCAGGCCGCTATTGCCGGAAATATCATTGTAAGACAAAGAGGATATACACATCACCCAGGTGAAAATGTATATGGTGGTAAAGACCACACCCTTCACGCGCAAGTAGACGGGGTAGTGAAATTCACCAAAAAGAAAGATAACAGAAGTTACGTTTCTATCGTTCCAAACGCAGAAGCATAA
- a CDS encoding gliding motility-associated protein GldE: MDTDPPGLLYFLTVLDFSQILSTVLLFVLLACSALISGAEVAFFSLTSSDFETNDEKSIAKKLGIVQRLLAKPKKLLATILVANNFINIAIVLLFESLSTIWFARWDYSLNLHYFELSVVFLLKVVVVTFLILLFGEILPKIYANRNRISFAVFMAQPLNVLDTLLSPISSPMRSATLYLHDRYGKQKSNISVDHLSQALELSNQDTTFEEQKILQGIVTFGNTDTKQVMKNRMDIFALNEEQPFKEILPEIIQRGYSRIPVYKDSIDNITGILYVKDLIPFTDRKILDWKTLKREAYFVPENKKLDDLLNEFKEMKMHLAIVVDEYGGTSGLISLEDIIEEIVGEISDEFDDEDLIFSKLDDHTYVFEGKTPLKDFYKVIKLENPEIFEDEKGEAETLAGFLLEISKGFPKKNEVISFNNYAFTIEAFEGKRIKQIKLTIEN; the protein is encoded by the coding sequence TTGGATACTGACCCCCCTGGTTTACTATATTTTCTTACCGTTTTGGATTTTTCCCAAATATTAAGTACTGTTTTACTGTTTGTACTTTTGGCGTGCTCAGCCTTGATTTCTGGTGCCGAAGTGGCTTTCTTTTCGCTAACATCATCTGATTTTGAAACTAATGACGAAAAATCAATCGCCAAAAAATTAGGCATCGTACAGCGCTTACTAGCAAAGCCCAAAAAGTTATTAGCCACTATTTTGGTAGCAAATAATTTTATTAACATAGCCATTGTATTGCTTTTTGAGTCGTTGAGCACTATTTGGTTTGCCAGATGGGACTATTCCCTCAATCTGCATTATTTTGAACTAAGCGTAGTATTCCTTTTAAAAGTAGTTGTAGTTACTTTTTTAATCTTGCTTTTTGGCGAAATCCTTCCAAAAATATATGCCAATCGCAACCGGATTTCATTTGCAGTTTTTATGGCGCAGCCGCTAAATGTATTAGATACATTGTTATCGCCAATTAGCTCGCCAATGCGTTCTGCCACATTGTATCTTCACGATCGGTACGGCAAACAAAAATCTAATATAAGTGTAGATCATCTATCGCAAGCGCTAGAGCTTTCTAATCAGGATACCACTTTTGAGGAACAAAAAATCCTTCAAGGTATTGTTACCTTCGGAAACACCGACACCAAACAGGTAATGAAAAACCGAATGGACATTTTTGCACTTAACGAAGAGCAACCTTTTAAAGAAATTCTGCCAGAAATTATTCAACGAGGTTATTCCCGGATTCCTGTTTACAAAGACAGCATAGACAATATTACCGGAATTTTATATGTAAAGGATTTAATTCCGTTTACAGATAGAAAAATACTAGACTGGAAAACCCTAAAGCGCGAAGCCTATTTTGTTCCCGAAAATAAAAAGCTGGACGATTTACTGAATGAGTTTAAAGAAATGAAAATGCACCTCGCCATTGTTGTTGATGAATACGGCGGTACGAGCGGCTTGATTTCCTTAGAAGATATTATTGAAGAAATTGTTGGTGAAATTAGCGATGAATTTGACGATGAAGATTTAATTTTTTCAAAATTGGACGATCATACCTATGTTTTTGAAGGAAAAACACCACTAAAAGATTTCTATAAAGTAATAAAACTTGAAAATCCAGAAATTTTTGAAGACGAAAAAGGTGAAGCCGAAACGCTTGCCGGGTTTCTATTAGAAATTTCAAAAGGCTTTCCCAAGAAAAACGAAGTAATATCTTTCAACAATTATGCGTTTACCATTGAGGCGTTTGAGGGCAAGCGCATCAAACAAATAAAACTTACCATTGAAAATTAA
- the gldD gene encoding gliding motility lipoprotein GldD translates to MKINNFYITLFISFFTLASCQDNTLVKPAAMLRLEYPQPQYRTVSTDCPYSFSVNHITTLVQKNNCGINITYPEMKATLYLTYQDVRKNNLDSLLQDAQKLAYDHTIKANSIPEQPYVNPDKNVYGMFYMINGNAATQAEFYVTDSTNHFLNGALYFDAKPNFDSIYPAVVYLREDIRKLMETITWQ, encoded by the coding sequence TTGAAAATTAATAACTTCTATATTACTTTATTTATAAGCTTTTTTACCCTTGCATCCTGTCAAGATAATACGTTGGTAAAACCTGCGGCTATGTTGCGTTTAGAATATCCACAACCCCAGTACCGTACCGTTTCCACAGACTGTCCCTATTCTTTTTCGGTGAATCACATTACAACGCTCGTCCAGAAAAACAACTGCGGCATAAATATTACGTATCCAGAAATGAAGGCCACCTTGTATTTAACCTACCAAGATGTACGAAAAAACAATTTAGATTCACTCTTGCAAGATGCGCAAAAATTAGCATATGACCATACTATAAAGGCAAATAGCATCCCCGAGCAGCCCTATGTAAATCCAGACAAAAACGTATACGGCATGTTCTATATGATTAATGGAAATGCAGCCACCCAAGCAGAATTTTATGTTACGGACAGTACAAATCATTTTTTAAACGGAGCCTTATATTTTGATGCAAAACCAAATTTTGATTCCATCTATCCTGCCGTAGTTTATTTACGCGAAGACATTCGTAAACTAATGGAAACCATTACGTGGCAGTAG